Proteins from a genomic interval of Thunnus thynnus chromosome 5, fThuThy2.1, whole genome shotgun sequence:
- the LOC137182642 gene encoding charged multivesicular body protein 4b-like, with translation MSLFVKMFSGGEKVTKNCKQEETEKLPETEELLMKKKEFLKKKIDQELLFAKKNSRKNRRVALQALRKKKRYEKHVKYIDCAVKAMRSAHEHMDILNKVNDLIKDITEEHEGTQDMSDTLYTSASFGVEFDEDELQAELERLERSLDESVFETDRMNEQLSCPKVSSTASPSQPAMTEEDEIEDALDRLRRWANEPL, from the exons ATGTCTTTGTTTGTTAAGATGTTCAGTGGAGGAGAAAAGGTCACGAAGAACTGCAAacaagaggagacagaaaaactcCCAGAGACAGAGGAGCTGCTAATGAAGAAGAAAGAGTTTCTGAAGAAAAAGATTGACCAGGAGCTGCTGTTCgccaagaaaaacagcagaaaaaacagaagag TGGCTCTGCAGGCgctgagaaaaaagaagaggtaTGAGAAACATGTCAAGTACATTGACTGTGCTGTCAAGGCCATGAGGTCGGCTCATGAACACAT GGATATTCTCAACAAGGTGAATGACCTGATCAAGGACATCACAGAGGAGCATGAAGGGACTCAAGACATGTCAGACACCCTCTACACATCTGCGAGCTTTGGAGTGGAGTTTGATGAG GATGAGCTGCAAGCAGAGCTGGAGAGGCTGGAGAGGAGTCTGGATGAGAGCGTCTTTGAGACGGACAGAATGAACGAGCAGCTCTCTTGTCCCAAAGTGTCGTCCACGGCATCACCTTCCCAACCTG CCATGACGGAGGAGGACGAGATTGAGGATGCTTTAGACCGTCTGCGGCGCTGGGCTAATGAACCCTTATAA
- the chmp1a gene encoding charged multivesicular body protein 1a, whose translation MDETLFQLKFTSKQLERLAKKAEKESEKEQAKVKKALQQKNVECARVYAENSIRKKNEGLNWLRMASRVDAVASKVQTAVTMKGVTKNMGQVTKALDKALNSMDLQKVSAVMDKFETQVQNLDVHTSVMEDSMSSAMTLTTPQEQVDDLIHQIADESGLEVMDQLSQLPAGATSVGAESSRNQEKEDQLSRRLAALRN comes from the exons ATGGATG AAACGCTTTTCCAGCTAAAG TTCACCTCTAAGCAGCTTGAGAGACTGGCCAAAAAGGCAGAGAAGGAGTCTGAAAAGGAGCAGGCCAAGGTCAAGAAG GCTCTGCAACAGAAAAATGTGGAATGTGCCAGAGTTTATGCTGAGAACTCCATCCGGAAAAAAAATGAGGGTCTGAACTGGCTGCGCATGGCGTCTCGAGTCGACGCGGTGGCCTCTAAAGTCCAGACTGCTGTCACGATGAAGGGA GTGACCAAAAACATGGGCCAGGTGACCAAGGCCCTGGACAAAGCTCTGAACTCCATGGACCTCCAAAAGGTCTCTGCTGTCATGGATAAGTTTGAAACCCAAGTCCAGAACCTCGATGTGCACACCTCA GTGATGGAGGACTCCATGAGCTCTGCAATGACACTGACCACGCCTCAGGAGCAAGTGGATGACCTGATCCACCAAATAGCAGATGAGAGCGGCCTGGAGGTGATGGACCAGCTCAGCCAGTTGCCTGCAGGAGCTACTTCAGTGGGCGCAGAGAGCTCACGCAACCAGGAGAAGGAAGACCAGCTTTCTAGACG